In Clupea harengus chromosome 1, Ch_v2.0.2, whole genome shotgun sequence, one DNA window encodes the following:
- the aldh16a1 gene encoding aldehyde dehydrogenase family 16 member A1, with product MAGSTTKTVFEIFQTMDYGPSNSTFSTAQSWLELQDASLGLFVEGKFAHPAGRQTRSLTDSTGRTVCSLMCAVEEDVSGSVSSAAKGLKGWSELSCHQRAQPLLRLAGALQRHSQCVSELCELSQSPCSPAALVRLAQYYAGWAQLRDTLIPDWIPRGVVAVVGSEDCSLYSLWLKILPALAVGNTVVVVPGMPTAPPSLLLAQLFGEAGLPVGVLNVITGSDVSLGAKVAQNPNMAYMTFTGNKQDAEALCRQTAGWGVPVSVSLSLDSVCPYIIFESADIDSAVDGVMETVFKKRRECQWALYVQESVLKSVVARLKLRLAGMKSIPLQSEAHRALVDTAVQEAERQGATIIQPCPPPTSGTLYPPTLLCGVAPSCQAVVCPAPGPILPLLTFRGPGEGVTLGNHSSHGHAASIWTEDLTLALETTKSLSVGSVWVNSLSVSDPSLSLSGRKNSGNCTDGGREGLYQFLRPSSSFPLPRSSPCALDYGAFGAAAAKASVPEGFDSSSIPRSYSHLVAGRSCKADSGCSRAVLSPEGAVLAHCPDGGRKDVRNAVEAAIKAQPSWMKKSPSARAQSLYSLAGLLVQKRQPLVTSIQTQTGLTLEEANQEVDLSISRLYEWAARCDKDMCGVPLLPQSGSALSISEPVGVLGVVLPDSKSLLPLVSLLGAAVAMGNAVVMVPSEKYPLPALEFIQILQSSDLPGGVVSIISGGRDQLTQALANHSVIQAVWYWGSKKGCQFLQHTCASPLKRLWLHCEGDEQKAGEGGLWSLPQPSLMEEMWRQAVVWKSVWIPTA from the exons GCAGGACTGTGTGCAGCCTGATGTGTGCAGTGGAGGAGGATGTGAGTGGCTCTGTCTCCAGTGCAGCCAAGGGCTTAAAGGGGTGGAGTGAGCTGAGCTGCCACCAGAGGGCGCAACCTCTCCTGAG gcTGGCCGGTGCTCTGCAGAGGCACAgccagtgtgtgtcagagctgtgTGAGCTCTCCCAGTCTCCTTGCTCCCCGGCAGCGCTGGTGCGACTGGCCCAGTACTACGCCGGCTGGGCTCAGCTCCGGGACACACTCATCCCCGACTGGATACCCAGAG gtgtggtggcagtggtggggTCTGAAGACTGCTCACTGTACTCTCTCTGGCTCAAGATCTTGCCAGCTTTAGCTGTGG GTAACACTGTTGTGGTAGTTCCTGGAATGCCAacagcccctccctctctcctattgGCTCAACTGTTTGGAGAGGCTGGACTTCCTGTTGGAGTGCTGAATGTGATTACAGGAAGTGATGTGTCTCTGGGTGCCAAAGTAGCTCAGAACCCCAACATGGCATACATGACATTCACTGGCAACAAACAg gatgcAGAGGCACTGTGTAGACAGACGGCAGGTTGGGGTGTacctgtttctgtgtctctctccctcgacTCCGTGTGTCCATACATTATCTTTGAATCTGCAGACATTGACAGTGCTGTGGATGGTGTGATGGAAACAGTCttcaaaaagaggagagag TGCCAGTGGGCACTTTACGTGCAGGAGTCAGTGCTGAAGAGTGTGGTAGCTCGCTTGAAGCTGCGCCTGGCTGGGATGAAGAGCATCCCTCTGCAGTCCGAGGCACACAGAGCGCTGGTGGACACTGCAGTGCAAGAGGCTGAGCGGCAGGGGGCAACA ATCATCCAGCCATGTCCTCCACCCACATCTGGTACCCTCTACCCCCCGACCCTGCTGTGTGGGGTCGCCCCATCCTGCCAGGCGGTGGTCTGCCCTGCCCCTGGACCCATCCTACCCCTCCTAACTTTTAGGGGCCCTGGAGAAGGGGTTACTCTGG GGAACCATAGCTCCCATGGCCATGCTGCCTCCATCTGGACTGAAGACCTGACTTTGGCTCTGGAGACCACCAAGAG cctgtctgtggGCTCAGTGTGGGTGaactccctctccgtctccgacccctcactctccctctcaggaCGGAAGAACAGTGGCAACTGCACggatggaggaagggag GGCCTGTACCAGTTCCtgcgcccctcctcctcctttcctctgccCCGCTCCTCTCCCTGTGCTCTGGACTACGGTGCCTTCGGAGCAGCTGCAGCCAAGGCCTCTGTCCCTGAGGGATTCGACTCTTCCAG CATCCCTCGCTCCTACTCCCACTTAGTTGCGGGTCGTTCATGCAAAGCTGATTCCGGCTGCAGTAGGGCTGTGCTGTCACCAGAGGGAGCTGTGCTGGCCCACTGCCCTGACGGGGGACGCAAGGACGTCAGGAATGCTGTGGAGGCAGCCATTAAAGCACAGCCAAG CTGGATGAAGAAGAGTCCTTCTGCACGCGCTCAGTCCCTTTATTCTCTAGCTGGCCTCCTTGTGCAGAAAAGGCAGCCACTGGTCACATCAATTCAAACCCAAACTGGCCTCACGTTGGAGGAGGCCAATCAGGAAGTAGACCTCAGCATTTCAAGGCTCTACGAGTGGGCAGCCCGCTGTGACAAAGATATGTGTGGAGTGCCG ctcctccctcagtcaggctctgctctctctatctctgagcCAGTCGGAGTTCTAGGTGTGGTGCTTCCTGACTCGAAGTCCCTCCTGCCTTTGGTTTCACTGCTAGGAGCAGCAGTTGCCATGGGCAATGCTGTTGTAATGGTGCCAAGTGAGAAATACCCTCTACCTGCTCTAGAGTTTATTCAG ATTCTTCAGAGTTCTGATCTCCCAGGAGGTGTGGTCAGTATTATCAGTGGAGGCAGAGATCAGCTGACACAGGCGTTAGCCAATCACAGTGTCATCCAGGCTGTATGGTACTGGGGCAGTAAGAAA ggctGTCAGTTTCTGCAGCATACCTGCGCTAGCCCTTTGAAGCGCCTGTGGCTTCACTGTGAGGGAGATGAGCAGAAGGCCGGAGAAGGAGGACTCTGGAGTCTCCCTCAGCCCTCGCTCATGGAGGAGATGTGGAGGCAGGCCGTCGTCTGGAAGAGTGTGTGGATCCCAACTGCCTAA
- the LOC105891909 gene encoding ferritin, middle subunit, which translates to METSQIRQNYHRDCEAAINRMINMELFASYTYTSMAYYFDRDDVALPGFSHFFKENSDEEREHADKLMAFQNKRGGRIFLQDVKKPERDEWGSGLEAMVCALQLEKNVNQALLDLHKIANEKVDPHLCDFLESHYLTEQVDAIKKLGDIVTNLTKMDAANNKMAEYLFDKHTLGSKS; encoded by the exons ATGGAGACTTCTCAGATTCGCCAGAACTATCACCGTGACTGCGAGGCAGCCATCAACCGCATGATCAATATGGAGCTGTTTGCCTCATACACCTACACCTCGATG GCGTATTATTTTGACCGTGACGACGTCGCCCTTCCTGgattttctcacttcttcaaaGAGAACAGCGATGAGGAACGGGAGCATGCGGATAAATTGATGGCCTTCCAGAACAAAAGGGGCGGGCGCATCTTCCTCCAGGATGTGAAG AAGCCAGAGCGAGATGAGTGGGGTAGTGGGCTGGAGGCCATGGTGTGCGCTCTGCAGTTGGAGAAGAACGTCAACCAGGCCCTGCTGGACCTACACAAGATCGCCAATGAGAAAGTGGATCCTCAT CTCTGTGACTTCCTGGAGTCCCATTACCTGACTGAGCAGGTGGATGCCATCAAGAAGCTGGGCGACATCGTCACCAACCTCACAAAGATGGATGCCGCCAACAATAAGATGGCAGAGTATTTGTTTGACAAGCATACTCTGGGAAGCAAAAGCTAA